The Chaetodon auriga isolate fChaAug3 chromosome 22, fChaAug3.hap1, whole genome shotgun sequence genome contains a region encoding:
- the LOC143315181 gene encoding cryptochrome-1-like gives MVINTIHWFRKGLRLHDNPSLKESLLGADTVRCVYILDPWFAGSSNVGINRWRFLLQSLEDLDSSLRKLNSRLFVIRGQPTDVFPRLFKEWNISRLSYEYDSEPFGKERDEAIKKLAFEAGVEVTVRISHTLYDLDKIIELNGGQSPLTYKRFQTLISRMDAVEVPAEAITAEIMGKCTTPLSEDHDDKFGVPSLEELGFDTEGLSSAVWPGGETEALTRLERHLERKAWVANFERPRMNASSLLASPTGLSPYLRFGCLSCRLFYFKLTDLYRKVKKNSSPPLSLYGQLLWREFFYTAATNNPCFDKMESNPICVQIPWDRNPEALAKWAEGRTGFPWIDAIMTQLRQEGWIHHLARHAVACFLTRGDLWIGWEEGMKVFEELLLDADWSVNAGSWMWLSCSSFFQQFFHCYCPVGFGRRTDPNGDYIRRYLPILRGFPAKYIYDPWNAPENVQKAAKCIIGVHYPKPMVHHAEASRLNIERMKQIYQQLSCYRGLGLLATVPSNSHGNRNGNSETGFPVEGPQDAAAPSGYQMPVHSQDEWQSGVMMYMQGDPQTSIHQQGYAGTSSSVMCYTQGTQQIPGPAVQKGPEHHGTTQTSGKRHSEDSGNGKGSKLQRVQSSH, from the exons GTTCTTACTGCAGAGTCTTGAGGACTTGGACTCCAGCCTCCGTAAGCTCAACTCTCGACTGTTTGTGATACGAGGCCAGCCCACTGATGTCTTTCCCAGACTTTTCAAG gaGTGGAATATTTCTCGTTTGTCATACGAGTATGATTCTGAGCCTTTTGGGAAAGAGCGAGATGAAGCTATTAAGAAACTGGCCTTTGAGGCTGGAGTGGAGGTGACAGTTCGCATCTCCCACACACTCTATGACCTGGACAA GATCATAGAGTTGAATGGGGGTCAGTCCCCTCTCACCTACAAGCGGTTCCAGACCCTCATCAGTCGTATGGATGCAGTGGAGGTGCCCGCGGAGGCCATCACGGCGGAAATCATGGGGAAATGCACGACGCCACTGTCCGAAGACCATGACGACAAGTTTGGGGTCCCCTCCTTGGAGGAGCTGG GTTTTGATACTGAgggtctgtcctctgctgtgtggCCGGGGGGAGAGACCGAAGCCCTCACACGACTTGAGAGGCATTTGGAGAGGAAG GCGTGGGTGGCCAACTTTGAGCGTCCCAGAATGAACGCCAGCTCGCTGCTCGCCAGCCCGACAGGCCTCAGCCCGTACCTGCGCTTCGGCTGCCTCTCCTGCCGCCTCTTCTACTTCAAACTCACCGACCTCTACAGGAAG GTGAAGAAGAACAGCTCCCCTCCTCTGTCGCTCTACGGTCAGCTGCTGTGGCGCGAGTTCTTCTACACGGCAGCCACCAACAACCCCTGCTTCGACAAGATGGAGAGCAACCCCATCTGCGTCCAGATCCCGTGGGACCGCAACCCCGAGGCGCTGGCCAAGTGGGCGGAGGGCCGCACCGGCTTCCCCTGGATCGACGCCATCATGACCCAGCTGAGACAGGAGGGCTGGATCCACCACCTGGCCAGACACGCCGTGGCCTGTTTCCTGACCCGAGGAGACCTGTGGATCGGCTGGGAGGAGGGCATGAAG gtgttcgaggagctgctgctggatgcagACTGGAGTGTGAACGCCGGCAGCTGGATGTggctctcctgcagctctttcttCCAGCAGTTCTTCCACTGCTACTGCCCCGTGGGTTTCGGCCGACGCACAGACCCCAACGGAGATTACATACG GCGCTACCTGCCCATTCTGAGAGGCTTTCCAGCCAAGTATATTTATGATCCCTGGAACGCTCCGGAGAACGTGCAGAAGGCAGCCAAATGTATTATTGGAGTGCATTACCCCAAACCCATGGTGCACCATGCGGAGGCCAGCCGCCTCAACATCGAGAGAATGAAACAGATCTACCAGCAGCTCTCCTGTTACAGAGGCCTCG gCCTTCTGGCCACAGTCCCGTCCAACTCTCACGGGAACAGAAACGGTAACAGCGAGACGGGATTCCCCGTCGAAGGTCCACAGGACGCTGCTGCTCCATCTG GCTATCAGATGCCGGTTCACTCTCAGGACGAATGGCAGAGCGGCGTCATGATGTACATGCAGGGCGATCCACAAACCAGCATTCACCAGCAGG GTTACGCAGGCACCAGTTCCAGTGTGATGTGTTACACCCAGGGCACACAGCAGATACCGGGTCCTGCCGTCCAGAAAG GACCTGAACACCATGGAACCACTCAGACCAGCGGCAAACGGCACAGCGAGGACTCTGGAAACGGCAAAGGCTCAAAACTCCAGAGGGTCCAGAGCAGCCACTA G
- the mterf2 gene encoding transcription termination factor 2, mitochondrial: MLRVTSASLCTYCQRMRLLLPSSASTSTGTSPNKRPENQQTVNSLYELSVDIRKVRKLKGWILLESTAYVSETADLLRDMGADTPAIARILETHPEAVLCRPEDVAAQRDLWVSVCPNKRELMSIIEKFPGSFFTLSHHSNQQANILYLQSLRLNNRIIGKLMASAPQSFSRPVEQNQEVIHTLRETYLDLGGDEGNLRLWLQKLLTQNPNILLRPAGAWRDSVGFLREQGFTTEELLILVSSLRASIAELQPEAMQQTLAYVEGAFACSKDELKQIVICCPSILYFSLPTLMSRFQGLMDAGVSMEQVKDSPAVLELTTQIVLYRIQKLASYGYDVRSGSLDVIVGTKKDFEMSYGKLHLRQQRPLFNPVAPLRTAED; this comes from the coding sequence ATGCTCCGTGTCACCTCCGCCTCCCTGTGCACCTACTGCCAGAGGATGAGGCTCCTGctgccctcctctgcctccacatcCACAGGGACTTCTCCCAACAAAAGACCGGAGAACCAGCAGACGGTGAACTCCCTCTACGAACTGTCGGTGGACATCCGAAAGGTACGCAAGTTGAAGGGCTGGATTCTGTTGGAGAGCACTGCGTATGTGTCTGAAACAGCTGACCTGCTGAGGGACATGGGCGCAGACACGCCGGCAATCGCCCGCATCCTGGAGACTCACCCTGAAGCTGTCCTGTGTCGGCCGGAGGACGTGGCCGCCCAGCGAGACCTCTGGGTGTCTGTGTGCCCCAACAAGCGCGAACTGATGAGCATCATTGAGAAGTTCCCGGGTTCTTTCTTCACATTATCTCATCATAGCAACCAGCAGGCCAACATCCTTTACCTCCAGAGCCTTCGCCTGAACAACAGGATCATCGGCAAGCTGATGGCCAGCGCCCCGCAGAGCTTCAGTCGACCCGTGGAGCAGAACCAGGAGGTCATCCACACTCTGAGGGAGACCTACCTGGACCTGGGCGGAGATGAGGGGAACCTGCGCCTCTGGCTGCAGAAGCTCCTTACCCAGAACCCGAACATCCTGCTGCGGCCGGCCGGAGCCTGGAGGGACAGCGTGGGCTTTCTGAGGGAGCAGGGCTTCACCACAGAGGAGCTCCTCATCCTGGTCTCAAGCCTCAGGGCCTCCATCGCAGAGCTGCAGCCGGAGGCCATGCAGCAGACGCTGGCCTACGTCGAGGGCGCTTTCGCCTGCTCCAAAGATGAACTCAAACAAATCGTGATTTGCTGCCCGTCTATTTTGTACTTCTCCTTACCCACCCTGATGAGCCGGTTCCAAGGACTGATGGATGCTGGAGTGAGCATGGAGCAGGTGAAGGACTCCCCAGCTGTCCTGGAGCTCACCACGCAGATCGTGCTCTATCGCATCCAGAAGCTGGCCTCCTACGGGTACGACGTGCGCTCCGGCAGCCTGGACGTCATCGTGGGAACCAAGAAGGACTTTGAGATGAGTTACGGGAAGCTGCACCTCAGGCAGCAGCGGCCGCTCTTCAACCCCGTAGCTCCCCTCAGAACTGCTGAGGACTGA